TCAAAAACTCTGAATGTTTTTTTTTGGTATGTACAACTTTGAATATTATCTAATATGTTTTCTATTTCNNNNNNNNNNNNNNNNNNNNNNNNNNNNNNNNNNNNNNNNNNNNNNNNNNNNNNNNNNNNNNNNNNNNNNNNNNNNNNNNNNNNNNNNNNNNNNNNNNNNNNNNNNNNNNNNNNNNNNNNNNNNNNNNNNNNNNNNNNNNNNNNNNNNNNNNNNNNNNNNNNNNNNNNNNNNNNNNNNNNNNNNNNNNNNNNNNNNNNNNNNNNNNNNNNNNNNNNNNNNNNNNNNNNNNNNNNNNNNNNNNNNNNNNNNNNNNNNNNNNNNNNNNNNNNNNNNNNNNNNNNNNNNNNNNNNNNNNNNNNNNNNNNNNNCACCGACGAACAGTCTTAGGAAATGTTTCTTCGGAATGTCCTCGAAATCTTTAATTCTCGGTATTCCCTCGAAATTTTCCGAGAAAATTCCGAGGAAATTTTACTTTCCGACGAGAAATTTCCGACGACCATTCTCGTCGGTATGTCCTCGGAATACCGTTATTCCGAGGACATACCGACGATATTTGTCGTCGGAATACCGGTGTTTTCTTGTAGTGTGAGTGTAATAGTTGTCACTACTAGATCAAGTGTTTCAAATTCAACTTCATGATAGCTATTAGCTAATGTTTTTTTTTTGTAACTGAGCTATTAGCTAATGTTGCAAGTTGATTTTTGTCTATGATACCATATCAAGGAAAGAATACATGCTAAAGATGTTGGAGAAGAAGATGTAAAAGAAACGTTATGTTTTTCAATTAAACGCGTCTGGACGCTACCTTAAATATACATGAGAATTAGTAACAAACTAACAATGTTAATCAGACCAGCTAAACCAACAATGTTAATCAAATATATTTTTATTCATTTGTTGATTATAGAACTACTACATTTATACATAAAATTTTAAGAAAACAAAATGGAGTAACTAAGAAGCACCCTTCATTTATGACAATCCCTTCTCACTTGATAGTATTCTCTTCCTAGCTTTCTCCGCCTGCAAATCGTAGAGTCCAATTACTTCAAAGCATTAAAAACAAAACAGAATATGGAAGTGTAACAAGCTGGAATGGCTAATCTTCTATTCCAAGTACCAACCTGTTCCTTCCAATTCATTGAACTTATGACGATAGAAAGTACAATGGCTTGCACGGCGGATCCAACCACTACACCGCTCCACAGTCCTTTTCCGTTAAAATGACGATAGAAAGCTAAGTAAACTCCAACCGGAGCTCCTATGAGATAATAAGCCACCACATTGTTCCAAGCTCCAATATGTTGCCAACCACTTCCCCTAGCAACACCATTTAGAATTGCAGTAAAGCCATCAAGGATGAAAGAAAGACAGAGCAAAGGAGCTAGGTCAGCCACATAATCCACAACTTCTTTGCTGTTGCTGAATGCACAGCCTATGATATTCTTGCAGGTGAAGAGAAGTGTGGTGAAGAAAATCGACTCTACAAGCCAGAGACAAAGCCCTGAAAATACTGATAGCCTAGCAACTTGAGGATTCCCAGCTCCCAAATTGTTAGACACACGTGTGCTGCAAGAAACCAATCACAAAATATTGAGGAAAGGAATTGTGGAGATGATTAGGTCCGAGAGTTTAAATCATACCTCACAGCCGCGGCCACTCCACCTGGAATTACATAGTGCAAAGCTGCTGTTGTAAAACTGAAATAAAAGAAATTGGATTAATAATCGTCACTAGTAAAGAGAAAAAAAATAAGAAGAAGAAAAAGTATTTATATATGATACTTACCATATCGAAAGAACAGAGGTCTCAAGTTTTGGATTAGGAAGGAGACCTGACCAGAGTACGAGTAGCTCAAATAGCCACCATTCTAGGCTATAAAAAGACAAAAATGCAAGCGGGATGAGAGGAAGCCACAGTGTGTATATAACCACCAGCACTGGTCCAACTAAATAGTTGTCCGAATGAAAAAAAAACTGTGTTCCTTATCAAAATAGCATATATTAAATGGTAGTTCTACGCTTCCTCAAAACTCCCATTGAACGCAGTTCAAAAAATAGCATGTGTAATACTAAAATATTAACCCTAGCATGTAATACTAAAATAGCATGTGTAATACTAAAATAGCATATATTAACCCTAGGTTTATATATTTTGAACATTTTAATGAACACTATATTGGTTTTATATAAAGAGCTGATCCTAGGAATTTAGAGCATGATTAACCCGTGGTTCTTAGGATGAAATTTTTAGCGGAAATTAAAAAACTATTTTTTAACTTCCGTTAGGAACCTCACTTTAAGAACCCCAGGTTAATCATGGTCTTACGGACTAGAAGCAAAAAAAAGGCCACTTTTTAGAAGAAAAAAGAAACAAAAAACTGATATTGTCAAAAGGGGTTGGTTGTTGACCGTAACTTGGAACAAACATACCACTGGTCTAATGGGAACTTTTAAGAAAATTGTGGAAGAAATTAATTTATAAAATAATCGGCTGGAGGCAGGTGCTTCCTTGGCTTTGTCCAAGGGCCGTCACCGCTTGTATACTATTTAGTCTATTTTATGATAAAAAAACTTTTTTGGAATAAAAATATCGAAAATATTAGCTTGTGTAACTTGATCCACAAGAAACTTAAAAATGACTTACCAAACCATTGCAGCTGATGGGATTCCGTATTGGAAGAATTGTTTGACGCAAGACACAAAATCATCGGATATTAAGCCGCGAGTCTTCTCACAAGATGTGGAGAATCTCACATAGCATGCGAGTATCAATGCATAAAACCAGAAAGACACACTAATAGCCAAAGCAGCTCCATTGCTTCCCAGACCAAACACAGAAACCATAGTCCAGCAAACTGGGACATGGAACAAAAGTGTGGCTACGGCAGTGTAGAGCAGAGGCAAAACCAACGCTTGTGTCTGAAGATACCTAGTGAGTGGTATGACAATAGCTTGTCCGAACAAACCCGGTATGAGCCAAAAGGCGTAGGAGCCAGCGACTCTGGAGATGTCAGGGTCTTGTCCGAGAGAGACCAAAAGCTTTTCGATGTAAATCCAGAGAATTGATATGAGGAAACAGATTGGGATGTTAGAGGCGATTGCTGAGTATGTGTAGGTTCCGATTATTTCGTATCGTTTGGCTCCAAAAGCTTGGCCACACAGAGTTTCCAAAGCACCCACTAAACCATACTGCACAAAGCGTTTTCAAGAGTTCAGAATCAATTCAATTAGATTCTTGAATTAAAGAGGAGAGAATCTTGGCATAGTTATTACCAGAATACTGAAACCGGAGACGTTTGTGAAGGAGGTGGCAAGAGCGGCGCCGGAGAGCTGAAGCTCGCCGTTGTGGCCGGCGACTATGACTGAGATGACAGGTAAAAGGTATTCAGCAATGGTCACGATGGCCATAGGAGCGGCTAAGAGGCTCAATTTCTTCAGTTCGACGGTGAGCTGACCTCTTTGCCATGTCGTTTTACTGGGGACTAGCTCCTCGTCTCTCGGAAGAAATGGCTCTTCCATTGTCGTCTTGCAAGTGTTGAAGTCTCTGCCTTTGATTTCAAGAGAATTTGACTCTTTATAAAGAGAAGGAACCAATGTGTCAATGTCAATGAAGACTTTCCTTTCTATAAAATCTATACTATTAAAAGGGAACTAGTCCTAAAAATTCTACTTATGTAAGGTTGTTGGATCTTTTCCTTTTAACCTACAAATTAAATTAAATATATGTAAACTATTAATATGTCATATTTTCTATTTTTCTTTTATATCCTATTGTCCTATTTTTTTGGACACCATTATTAGTAATTATTCAAAATGTCATATAAGAAACTTTTGATGATGGGGAACAAAATTAAACAATACTTTTCGTATACACAAATCAATCAGTACAAAAACGTTTTAGCCACATATGTTATTATTTAAAAATAATTACTCAAAATTATAGTGTAACAATGTACTACAATAATATGACTATAACCCATCGGGATCATATATATCGAATTTGACCACGTGATATATCATTTTTAAGAAATTAAAATTTATTTATTTGAGACCACTGGTTTGTTTTTTTTTTTAATTGTTAGATTCAAATCTTTTTTTATAAAGACTACCTCCAATAATAGTGGGTTCTTCGGATTTTTACCGGATTATATCAGATTTTTAATTAACAATTTTTTTTTAAATCCGAACCAGAATATATACAGGGTACCAGGTCTACTGTTTTATCACGACTCCGGGTCGGATAGGAAAACGCTTCTTAAAATTCAAACATCATAATAGAAAAATCTTAAATTATTTTTTCTAATAAAATTTTATAAATTCATGCAAATTTTACCGAAATTGTCAACAAAAAGGTACTCGCGCTTTGAAAAATGGGCAAAAAAGTAGTACCTTTTAAATTGAATATAGATAAAAAAAATAGTATATATTGATGGTTAGAACTATGATACAAATATGTAACAATAGAAACTCATTTTCAATTTAAAATCAACAACTCATATTGTTACTACATTTCAATAATGAAAACATATTGTTCTTCGAATCTTTAAATCTACTTCGAATAAATAACACACTTTGATTTCTTTTTTGAAAAAACATAAATTTTTAAGATTCGAAACAAAAGATAAAGGTAGTTTTTCGATCAATATTGGATCAATAGCTAAAAAACAAACCCGCACTAAAGTGCGGGTCAAAATCTAGTATAGGATTATTATTATTGAATTTAGATGACTTTTAAGGTCGAGTTAAAAAAACACTCCACGAGGAAATTGGTGTGAACTTTCATATCATGATATAATAAAGATAAATTAAAATATATAATGAGGGCGAAATCTATGTGGCTTAACATATATTAAGTTAAATAACCGATTAAAATGTGTTGGAATCATGGGATGCATCAAGATTTATACGATAAGTTTTTTTTTTTTGTTAATCAGCAATTACTAATGTTTTTGCCTATACATACTTCCTATTAGTTCATCAGTTTTGGGAGCCTATATCTCCTATTAGCCCAATATTTATTGAGCTGTTAAATATTTTTATAGTAGATTAATTCATGGGTAGTTGACATAAACATTCATCCAACAAAAAGCCAGTTTAATACTCAAAAGCACATCTTCATCCTTTTCTTTGGTGATATGTAGTAATTTCATCGTTTTTGCGGTTTCTAATACCATGTAAAAAGAAGCATAAATAAAAAGAATTTCTCTGATTTTTTGTTAAACGTATTTAAACTTGGCGATCACGTTTCTTGTCAACGACTAAAATCGCTAAACAAGTGGACAGTCACGAGCGTGCTGCCGAAGCAGATAGTGTAGCAATATTCTTTTTGACTTGTTTGAAAGCATGACTACGACTCTACTAGTGGTCGGAATGAATTGCTCTGTTATCTTCAACGAGCACCGTTCATTTATATATTGAATTATTTACATCAAGACGAGTATGAATTATCACTTGAAAAGTCACTTAGTTTGCACCACAAGGCAACAATATCATTGATTCAATCTAATGCATCTTCGGTCAGATTTCCATGAACTCAGAAATCTGATTCCATCCTCTTCTTCACCTTATCCTTTTCAATGGCTTGTCCGGTAAACCTAAAATCGCATCAAGCTCAAAGAAATCCAAGGAGTAAGTTATTTATGTCTGAAATCAAACAGAACCCAGAGAGAAAGAAATAAGCAATACCTGTAGATCTTCCAACCATGGCTTTAAAACATAAATCATCAAAGACAAGCCCTTCCAATCATGGAAGCTGAAGATGTTTCCAAATAGGATTGTGGTAAAGCTGAAGATGTTTTTATGAGATTCGCGAAGACTGAAGAGAAATCATCAATAGATGGGAAGATTAGGGTGTTATTGGTTTATGTATTTTAATGGATTTCAAAATCCAAACCAAATCATATGTTATTGGTTCTATCATTTAAAAACACATATCCAAATCTAGTGTTATTGGTTCTATGATTTTAAAACTTATATTCAAATCTGTTGTTATTGGTTCTATGATTTTAGAACTGATTTTAAAATCAAGTGTTATTCAATACCATAGATTTATTTAAGGATTTGATTTGAAACTGAATTTGAATGGATTTATAAATGTTTTAAAGGTCAAAATACAAAGAAACAAATATTACGTTCAACCCTGTTATTTTGATTGGATTTGTAACATTTCCTTTTCAGTTTTTACGTACATGATAAGCTTTTGTCGATATCTCATATCTTGTCTATTGGTCAATATGTCATATTTTGTTCCTCATTTATTTCTCTCTGGGTCACAAATAAGTCCTCATTTTTTTTTAACTTATCAACAGCGAGTAAATTTTTTCAATCACAGACTTGGTTATTACCTTTCCCTCGTGAACTCGTAAGTCATTATTTAGGTCTAGTTACAAATCCATTTGATTGATTTATAACAATTCACCTATTTTGATTTTGAAGTTCTTATAATTTTTCTTTAAATCCATTTGTTTGATTTAAAAATCATGGATTTATCACAGATTTATAAATCCAAAAATATTTAAAAATCCATTAAAATACAAGAACCAATAACCCCCACTAATGGTAAATCTGAAACGTCGTTTTCTGTCCAAAAAAAAAAAGCTGAAACGTCGAAGAGGCGTCTTAAGAGACGATGTGATAAGGAAAGCCATGGACCTGTTTGTAAAACAGTAAAACCCCAGTAAAATTTTCAGAAACAAAATCTGTCCCATTAAACAAATTTACCGAGACAACAATCACAATACACGTTAAATGAATGAAGAAAAGTGTGCCACGTGACAACAAAGCCCCCCTCTCCAGAGTGACGTGGACATTCTAAAAAAGCAGATACTTTAACTTTATAGTTATAGATTTAGATTTCCGAAATCCGATATATAACTTAACCAATGGATTCACTTCGGTTTCCGATGTGTTATACTATATGTCTATATATCCAATCTAAACTCGAAGAAATCGAACCGAATCTGAATTTAACTTTAAAACATTTCAATGGGTCAAATTTCATATTTCAAAAAAAAAACCCCGATTGAATCCATATTTAATTTGATTAGATAGCCAAACACCCAAACCTAGTCGCTATTATTGAGGAGAAGATGTTTTAATTTCAGAAATTGGTGTCATTGCCCTCATACTGGACAGTAATTAGCGAATTGCCCTTGCATCTCTAACTAGATAAACCATTCCAATTTTAACCCTACACATCTAATCAACCTGCTGCGTCAGTACCTAGCTGTGGCAGTACGTGCGCCAGGCTAGTGGGCTGCTAGTCTAAAACACTCCTATGTGTCCATTGGTTCCTTTTTTTGTCTGAGAAGATGCAATACTTATGAAATATGTTTTTACTACTTTTTATCTCTCTCTTCTTATGCTTTATTCTTTTATCTCTTTCTTTCCTCTCCACGTAGTTCCAGTCTCTTAACTCTCTTTCCTCTTTCTTTTTCTGTGTTCTAATTCATTGTAACTTAATTTTTAGCTATATAATTATTTTTCAACTACACATATTTTTTACTAGAATGTTACCTGCTAAATGTGTTCTCCTCCGCTAAAATAATCTTCTTAGTCATATATGTGCTTTAACAACTGTATGTGGCAGTTAAATGTATGTCTATTCTGCTAAGACATACACTAATTTATAGATTATCACCACAATATATAGAACATAGTATATATATAGTTATTCTAGTTTATCAAGCTATCCACTACAAATATATGTTAAGGATTGGTCGTTAAGTTTATACTTACATGCTAAAACATACACTAAATAATATTTTTGTTAACCACAAACTTATATTTTATCGATCCATTAGATCAATGCTTACTTATATAGTATACTGATCTAATACTTCATTTTCCAGAGAACAATTAAATAACTGCTAACATTATCAATGGCCGTTACCATTTGATGTATCCTGCTAACACGAAAATTAGTCATTATATTGTTAACGACTAACAAACTATGTAGCAACGTTACATAGTTGGTTAGTCGTTAATAACACAACATAGTCGTTACAACTTTAAACATTATGATTATGAAGCATAGTTTTTTAAACCTATGCCCATATACAGCTATGTTTACGCTTTCATGTGTTGTGAGGGTTTGATATTACGTTAAGCGTAACAGATGCGTTTGACTCGGGCATATTATCGAATAGATTAATAATCAACTAATGGAAGATTAATCCATGATTAGTTAGGGATTTATTTTAAGAAATTTTAAATATCTTTGTGTGTTACTATTCAATATACTATATGTTTTGATACAAAGATGATAAATGTCCAAGAAATGTATCATTGTGTATTACTATTCAATATACTACATGTTTGATACATTGTTATATCAAAGTATCGACTAAGAGAGCATCTACCGAACAATATATTAACTAATAAAATATTTGTTCAATCATATATCAGTTAACAAATTAAGTATTAGATAACAAATTATATATCAGCTAACAAACTATGATAACCTTATTTATTGACAATAACACAATATTGTCAAGGGTAACATTTTTTATTGGGCGTTATCGATGCAAGTAACATGCTAACATATAACTTAACATATGTAATATATAATTTTTTTTAATAAATATAATTTTTTACTAAAATGATAAATGATTTATATTAGATGATTTCTCTATTGTTACCAATTTATTTCATATTGGATAGTTAAAGTTAATGTTTGAACCAAAAATAATAATATATATTTAATTCCAAAGCAATAGTGTTATTGATTGTGATTACTTTTTTTTTTTTGTCGTCTATTGTTTTATTAGAAAACGGACAAAGCCCAACAACATTTCTTACAAGCCACAATCATACCGGGCCAAACCTGTTACTCAAAACGGGCCAAAGACAAACGGCCCAAACTTGAGAAACCCTAAACGTTACAGAGTCATGACGACCCACGCCGCTTCTTGATATCTCCGTTGACCAGTACAACCGGTCACCGGACCACATCGGAGCAAAACATCTCCGTTGAACTCCTTCGCAATCATCCGTAAGAAACCATGGGGCTCTAATTTCTGAGAGAATCAATCGCAAAGGCGATATCTCTACCTCAATCTTTCGCTACAAACCCTCGGATGAAACGTTGCACATCACAAACACCCAAACCACCGGAGAGCTTCCACCGTCCTCGACGGGATCTCTCCCAAAACACCATAGACGAAACCACACAAGCAAAAAAACTTAGGATACCTCTAAGAAAAACATAAGTCAGCAGCGTAGAGCTATAGGAGCTCCTACCCTCCGAAGCCAAAGGCCGGCGAAGACGGAACTGAGAGAGCTTCCTCTTCCCGGGAACTAGAACCAGCGTCGGCGGAGCTAAGGGAGCGTCCACCTCCTAGAGA
The DNA window shown above is from Brassica oleracea var. oleracea cultivar TO1000 chromosome C3, BOL, whole genome shotgun sequence and carries:
- the LOC106332675 gene encoding MATE efflux family protein 5-like, with translation MEEPFLPRDEELVPSKTTWQRGQLTVELKKLSLLAAPMAIVTIAEYLLPVISVIVAGHNGELQLSGAALATSFTNVSGFSILYGLVGALETLCGQAFGAKRYEIIGTYTYSAIASNIPICFLISILWIYIEKLLVSLGQDPDISRVAGSYAFWLIPGLFGQAIVIPLTRYLQTQALVLPLLYTAVATLLFHVPVCWTMVSVFGLGSNGAALAISVSFWFYALILACYVRFSTSCEKTRGLISDDFVSCVKQFFQYGIPSAAMVCLEWWLFELLVLWSGLLPNPKLETSVLSICFTTAALHYVIPGGVAAAVSTRVSNNLGAGNPQVARLSVFSGLCLWLVESIFFTTLLFTCKNIIGCAFSNSKEVVDYVADLAPLLCLSFILDGFTAILNGVARGSGWQHIGAWNNVVAYYLIGAPVGVYLAFYRHFNGKGLWSGVVVGSAVQAIVLSIVISSMNWKEQAEKARKRILSSEKGLS